Proteins encoded within one genomic window of Solenopsis invicta isolate M01_SB chromosome 10, UNIL_Sinv_3.0, whole genome shotgun sequence:
- the LOC105197901 gene encoding para-nitrobenzyl esterase — protein sequence MFVISLRAHISKVYKMTCMQYRSTDSSILFSRHFFKAFVMDNSKIEIQVHEGKLIGTTEKGVYGDYYVAFRGIPYAKPPVGELRFKDPVPAEPWSGSRDASKYGNSAVQINFLTRQFEGDEDCLYLNVFTPKIEPGKKRTVMVWIHGGAFSVGSGDALMCGPDYIVRKDVVLVTLNYRLGALGFLNLYDKVATGNQGIKDVILALKWVQKNISQFGGDPKNVTIFGESAGGAMVHCLTLTPLAKDLFHKAIVQSGVMRNPWAYTEQQSHSTNIGFRLAEKLGKATTDPKVVYEFLKTIDAKKLIETQEKYFSTEEETQQRSSLEKIGVRFTPTLDHESSNPVFPGDITKFMSRGVEVPLLIGFTSCEGSLFVYNNISGHITKEEIHKIDSDFKIAIHPNILSILPKISVTVEELRSLYFEDKAISEETMENYVNFLSDEFFCRGTMEVVDIQTKLNHNKATYLYKFSYNNEDSPMKKIFNVKFKGASHGEDLTYLFYSSMMKDLGVTAPAIDSQDGKMINHLTQMWTDFAKTGNPTPNTNSWLPVTGSQGKYNYLNIDENSQMNVFHKGEESWNWEEKKNKLRH from the exons ATGTTTGTTATCTCTCTCAGAGCGCATATCTCTAAAGTGTATAAAATGACTTGCATGCAGTATAGATCGACAGACTCATCGATCTTGTTCTCTCGTCATTTTTTCAAAGCTTTCGTTATGGATAATAGCAAAATCGAAATACAAGTACATGAAGGAAAGTTAATTGGTACCACAGAAAAAGGTGTTTACGGCGACTACTATGTCGCCTTTCGAGGAATACCATATGCGAAACCGCCGGTCGGAGAGCTCAGATTCAAA gATCCGGTACCAGCAGAACCATGGTCTGGTAGTAGAGACGCCTCGAAATATGGAAACTCGGCTGTTCAAATAAACTTTCTAACACGTCAATTTGAGGGCGATGAAGATTGCCTCTATTTAAATGTTTTCACCCCAAAAATCGAACCTGGGAAGAAGCGTACGGTAATGGTATGGATACACGGCGGTGCTTTTTCTGTGGGTTCCGGTGATGCACTCATGTGCGGACCCGATTACATCGTGCGAAAAGATGTAGTTTTGGTTACCTTGAATTATAGACTAGGTGCTTTAG gTTTTTTGAACCTCTACGATAAAGTGGCAACGGGTAATCAAGGTATAAAAGATGTAATCTTGGCATTAAAATGGGTTCAGAAAAATATATCACAGTTTGGTGGAGATCCAAAAAATGTCACTATCTTTGGCGAAAGTGCTGGCGGAGCCATGGTACATTGTCTAACTCTGACTCCATTAGCCAAAG ATTTATTTCACAAAGCGATAGTACAAAGCGGTGTCATGAGAAATCCTTGGGCCTATACTGAACAACAATCACATTCGACAAATATAGGTTTCCGGCTTGCCGAGAAACTTGGAAAAGCAACCACAGATCCGAAAGTCGTTTACGAATTTCTCAAAACAATCGATGCGAAGAAGCTTATAGAGACTCAAGAAAAGTATTTTTCGACGGAAGAg GAAACTCAACAGCGAAGCTCTCTGGAGAAAATA GGCGTGAGATTTACACCTACTTTGGATCACGAATCTTCGAATCCAGTTTTTCCGGGAGATATAACGAAGTTTATGAGCCGCGGGGTTGAGGTACCATTACTTATAGGTTTTACCAGTTGCGAGGGATCCTTGTttgtatacaataatattagcGGAC aCATAACTAAGgaagaaattcataaaatcgATTCCGATTTCAAAATCGCCATACATCCAAACATTTTATCTATACTACCAAAGATATCAGTCACAGTCGAGGAATTGCGATCTTTATATTTTGAGGATAAAGCAATATCAGAGGAAACTATGGAAAATTACGTTAATTTTCTTAGTGACGAATTCTTCTGCCGTGGTACAATGGAAGTAGTGGATATTCAGACAAAGCTGAATCATAATAAAGCGACGTATTTGTATAAGTTTTCATACAACAATGAAGATAGCcccatgaaaaaaatatttaatgttaagttCAAAG gtgCGAGTCATGGCGAGGATCTGACATACTTGTTTTACTCTTCTATGATGAAAGATTTAGGTGTAACCGCACCAGCAATTGATTCGCAAGACGGAAAGATGATAAACCACTTAACACAAATGTGGACGGATTTTGCCAAAACAGG GAATCCAACGCCTAATACAAACTCATGGTTACCGGTAACCGGTTCACAGGGAAAATACAATTATCTAAATATCGATGAAAATTCGCAAATGAATGTCTTCCATAAAGGAGAAGAGAGTTGGAATTgggaagagaagaaaaataagTTACGGCACTAA
- the LOC105202852 gene encoding para-nitrobenzyl esterase, with product MFVISLRAHISKVYKMTCMQYRSTDSSILFSRHFFKAFVMDNSKVEIRVHEGKLIGAIEKGVYDDYYAAFRGIPYAKPPVGELRFKDPVPAEPWSGSRDASKYGNIAVQMNFLTRQIEGDEDCLYLNVFTPKIEPGKKRTVMVWIHGGAFSMGSGDALMYGPDYIVRNDVILVTLNYRLGALGFLNLYDKVVTGNQGIKDVILALQWVQKNISQFGGDPKNVTIFGDSAGGAIVHCLTLSPLAKDLFHKAISQSGVMRCPWAYSIQQSHSMNAGFRLAEKLGKATTDPKVAYEFLKTIDAKKLIEFQEKPVSTEEENRQDVLRFAPTVDHESLNPVFPGDIAKFMNRGVEVPLLIGFTSCEGSFIAFSNFIGPVNKERLQKIDSDFKIAILPNVLSMLQKISVTVEDLRSLYFGDKAISEETMANYVDFLSDEFFCRSIMEVVDIQTKLNHNKPTYLYKFSYESDNSPMKKIFNFTYPGATHGEELAYLFHVSMMKELGISLPAIDSKDGKMINHLTQMWTDFAKTGNPTPNTNSWLPVTGSQGKYNYLNIDENSQMNVFRKGEESWNWEEKKNKLRH from the exons ATGTTTGTTATCTCTCTCAGAGCGCATATCTCTAAAGTGTATAAAATGACTTGCATGCAGTATAGATCGACAGACTCATCGATCTTGTTCTCTCGTCATTTTTTCAAAGCTTTCGTTATGGATAATAGCAAAGTCGAAATACGCGTGCATGAAGGGAAATTAATTGGTGCTATAGAAAAAGGTGTTTACGACGATTATTATGCTGCGTTTCGAGGAATACCATATGCGAAACCGCCAGTTGGAGAACTTAGATTCAAA gATCCGGTACCAGCAGAACCATGGTCCGGTAGTAGAGACGCTTCGAAATATGGAAACATAGCTGTTCAAATGAATTTTCTAACACGTCAAATTGAGGGCGATGAAGATTGTCTCTATTTAAATGTTTTCACCCCGAAAATCGAACCTGGGAAGAAGCGTACGGTAATGGTATGGATACATGGTGGTGCATTTTCTATGGGTTCCGGTGATGCACTCATGTACGGACCCGATTACATTGTACGAAATGACGTAATTTTGGTTACCTTGAATTATAGATTAGGTGCTCTAG GTTTTTTGAACCTTTACGATAAAGTGGTAACGGGTAATCAAGGTATAAAAGATGTAATCTTGGCATTACAATgggtacaaaaaaatatatcacaGTTTGGTGGAGATCCAAAAAATGTCACTATTTTCGGCGATAGTGCTGGCGGAGCCATTGTACATTGTCTTACTCTGTCTCCATTAGCCAAAG ATTTATTTCACAAAGCGATATCACAAAGTGGGGTCATGAGATGTCCTTGGGCCTACTCTATACAACAATCACATTCGATGAATGCAGGTTTCCGGCTTGCCGAGAAACTTGGAAAAGCAACCACAGATCCGAAAGTCGCTTACGAGTTTCTCAAAACAATCGATGCAAAGAAGCTTATAGAGTTTCAAGAAAAGCCTGTCTCGACGGAAGag GAGAATCGACAAGACGTATTGAGATTTGCACCTACTGTGGATCACGAATCTTTGAATCCAGTTTTTCCGGGAGATATAGCGAAGTTTATGAACCGCGGGGTTGAGGTACCATTACTTATAGGTTTTACCAGTTGTGAGGGATCCTTTATTGCATTCAGTAATTTTATTGGAC CCGTAAATAAAGAAAGACTTCAAAAAATTGATTCCGATTTCAAAATTGCTATACTTCCCAATGTTTTATCTATGCTGCAAAAGATATCAGTCACAGTCGAAGATTTGCGATCTTTATATTTTGGGGATAAAGCAATATCAGAGGAAACTATGGCAAATTACGTTGATTTTCTTAGTGACGAGTTCTTCTGCCGTAGTATAATGGAAGTAGTAGATATTCAGACGAAGCTGAATCATAACAAACCGacatatctatataaattttcatacgAGTCTGATAATTCCcctatgaagaaaatatttaattttacgtacCCAG gtgCGACTCATGGCGAGGAATTGGCATACTTGTTTCACGTTTCTATGATGAAAGAGTTAGGTATATCCCTACCTGCAATTGATTCAAAGGATGGTAAGATGATAAACCACTTAACACAAATGTGGACGGATTTTGCCAAAACAGG GAATCCAACGCCTAATACAAACTCATGGTTACCGGTAACCGGTTCACAGGGAAAATACAATTATCTAAATATCGATGAAAATTCGCAAATGAATGTCTTCCGTAAAGGAGAAGAGAGTTGGAATTgggaagagaagaaaaataagTTACGGCACTAA